Within the Gadus chalcogrammus isolate NIFS_2021 chromosome 20, NIFS_Gcha_1.0, whole genome shotgun sequence genome, the region AATGTGAGTCTGCAAGCTAGAGACTATCTACAATTCAAATCAGAGTTCAGTCATGAATTCCCCTGTTACATTGGACTGAGAACTTTATTTCCGTGACCGTTTCTAATGTGTGTGGTGCTGCGGGATGCTCCAGGCGTCGTGTGTTTGACTCCCCAtaggttgggggttcaactcccaatgtctgcagtcaatcattaggcatccttgagcaaaatgCCAGAACTACTACCTGCTTCTTCATGACTTGTAGCTAAGAAAGAAAGTTTAGAATCACACAATGGCTATATTGAGGAACTTATAAAGAAAATCTAGTAAGAGTTACAATAAAAGGGAGTTTCAAGAAGACCAGTGGATAAAACAGAAGATTTGAAGTCCAGATGACTATTAAcctactgtgtgtctgtggaatACATTTACTTGTAGGATTTGTTGGATTGTTACACGTGTGTTTATGCATGATTTCATCTTTCTTATGTTACCCGTTAATCAAGCTTTGTGCTCTTCAGAAGGTCATGTCACTCTAACATCTTGTAACAACTTTGTGAGCTCCCGCTCATCAACTAGAATGAGTGGCTCTTAATACAGCtgaaactttaaaaaaaaaaaaaaaaaacttgtatTGGGCAAAAGTTCTTATTTCAGTAATTCAACTTAAAGGTGAAACTATATTATAGCCTCATTGCATACAAAGTGAAATATTTCAAGCCTTTATCTGTTATTTTGATTATGAAATGACAAAAGTATGGGGGAGCTTCGTAAGGAGTGGACTGAGGCTGGAGCTACTGCATCAAGAGCCACCTAATGGCTAATCCATCCACCTAATCCATTGCCAAGAAAAATATGTAAGACATGAGACTGAACAATGAAGAGCTGAAGGCCGCTATTGAAGCATCCTTGTCTTCCATAACACCTCAGCAGTGCCACGGGCTGATAGCATCCATACCAGCCGCATTGAGGCATTCATGCAAAATTGGCCCAAAGCAAGTACTGAGTACTTTTCAGAGGGCAGATATTGTTGCGTTTGAAATCCTTTTTGTATTGATTTCATGTAATATTCTTATTTTCTGAGACATTGAATTTGTGGTTCTCATAAACTGTACGTGATAATCATCAAAATTATAACAAAAGCTTGAAATATCTCACTTTCCATGTCATAAGTCGACATAAtataatagtttcagcttttcaGTTGAATTACTGAAATAAATTTGCATGATGTTCAAATTAAGTTTTACCTGTAgcctatatataaaaatatatatataatttagctataggcctatatacacatatattgaAATACAACATATATTTTATCATAGCAACATAGCACGTTATTAGCATGTTGACATGCTAACATTTTTGATAGATTATAGGCTACAGACACACAATTTAGCCAAAAGCGTTCCTATCGTTTAGGCCTATGCTATTGCCCAAAGGAACCAACTGCCACAATGTTGGCATTGTGTTCCTTGGCTTCACATAGAAACGTGTGGATAAGGATACTACCAGGTCAGTATTTCGGTATAGCCTTTGTAATGCTGGGATTCTTGGGGGTTATTTCTGCAGTGAATTATGGTTTAAGAGGGGATCATGTGCGCAGTGTCGGACTTAGAGTTATGTTTTCATGATTTGTGATCTATTGGGCAACGTGATCTGTTTTTGGAAAATGTATCCCAGCCTCCCAGCCcaggtgtgtgttttctttacgTATTTTTCTGCTTTATGTATCTGATGGTATGTGGCGTGTTTCCCTCAAGGTATTTGCGGTGATGGATGTTCGGCTTTTTGAGAAAACTATTTGTATAGGGAGGTTCAAGGCAATTCATATCCAGGACCCAAGTAACTTGGTAATTGTATACTCTGTTTGGAAATGATAGAGGCAACGGCACCACCGTGCGGCCAAATGAGAAAGTACGCTTACACGGGAGAGTACGAGAGCAGGTATATTCACGGGCGAAAATGTTTCAAAGTATTCATCTTTACCTGTCATTAAATACGTTATAGATTAAATATGATCTTTATCGTCATTGAATCTTTTCATTTGATGGCAAAACAGTAATCGGCTTACTTTAAATACGTATCTTCATAATGCATATCtgcataggctatatatatatatataggcctattgaaCGCATTTGTAAATATGTGTACAATTTGCATACGTTAATCTTCACGGTAAAAAAAACTAGACATCCAGGTAGAAAATACAATATTTCAGAACATGTCAAACATGAACCCATCACTAGATGGCGACAAATCATCAGCTCTACTCCGACAGTTTGAGATTCATTGgttgtttttagattgttttttaTAAATCCCAAAGTTTACGATTATCTGTTCGGGTTAGTCTAAAATGAATTAACAGTATCCAAATAGTTCGTGTTTAATTGTTGCTGAGAATATCCTAGACTAGAGCCTTTTAACCCGCAGTTGGAAGTGGTTCCTGATGGGTGTAGGGAACTTTGGTTTGAGTTAGAGATTACTTTATCAACTAGTCTCATGCCGTTACTATACTACTACAATACAAAATTGAAAATTGAGGCGGTAAAATTATACATTTTCAACGTTTTACAATAGTACAGTTGGCCTACTAACTTTGAAGCTAGGGAAAAAAGTCTAGGATTCTGAATAAATTATCCAGATAACGAAGCCTTTTTCTTTCCTTGGAGGTAATTCGCTTCGCCGCTGAGATTTCCCTGTGGTGTGAGATCCCATCCAGATTCAATCTCTCCCGGAATATTTCATTTCACGCTTTTTATCCAAACCCCTCCACCCCGCAGCTGCTGTCCGGGTGGAACCGGTGTTCTATAAAGTCTGTTCCTACTGTCTGCTCCCACAATGTTAGATAGAAACACCAGCATTAAGGTGCTTTAGCCTGACGGTGAATTGACGGCGGTCTTCTTGAAGTAAATAAGTAAATCTCCCGGAGATTCCCCGAGAGATGCCGAGATGTGAGGTCGATCCAATCCATCTACCTGTCCTTCCAGgctcctcccagccaatcacacgTCTCGCTGACTGTTTGTTGTTTCACTCCATCaggtttagtttttttctttcctcctcGCTTGTTTTTCAATTATTTCACGGCTGGGGAATATTTAAGTTTATGCAAAAATTACGCAGGCAAGATTTAATTTAAGTGCCAACTGTTTTCCTGTAGATTGATGCCTAACGTGATCATAGTTGTCAGCTTTAACTGACGACTTGAGAGCTAATTTAGCTCCTGTCCTGCACTCTGCGTTCATCACACTGGTGGAATAAGAACGCGTTTTCCTGCTCTGAAATGGATCATGCATGCCTTATTCAGTCTCTGTCATGGGGTTGGCACGcattcacaacacacacacacacacacacacacacacacacacacacacacacacacacacacacacacacacacacacacacacacacacacacacacacgtcgagTACTAAGAAAAGACAACCATCTTGAATTCAATTTTTAATTAAAGATGTTTGCTCATTAGTCAGTACATGGTTATATATTGTTCAGATACACAAGGAATATTCAGAGATGAAATCCTCTACAGGAGGTGGGTTCATGTTGTAATCCTCGTCATGTGATACCTTTCTTCCCTCGACCCCAATGCaaactcacttcctgtttccaaTGCAGACTTACTTCCTGTCCGTCAGTCATACAGACAAAGAGAAGACACCTTTGTGACGTAACATCTCCCTTTACGCTGGGCTTGTGTCCACGGTTACGTGTCAAACAGAAAGTCACGTCTCTGTCGTCCTGGTGAGAGGTATAGAGCGACGAAGATGACTGCCGCACCCTCACCCTCGTCTTCACggtttccccctcctcctccgccgcgtCGCCATGGTTACCGGGCTGATCGATTAGTTGTCATCTGACTCCGGCTCAGCGGAAACAAAAGATGACAGCAGATGGACGGGCGCCATGGCgatgggaggaaggggggattGGGGGTCACAgtgtgggtgggggcgggggggggggggggggacaggacagTGGGAACTAAAGATTTATTTTGATAAGGCGTTTCTCTGACATGTGTATGTGACGCTGTTGTGCGGTTTGTtagtagagagacaggagatGTCAAACCAGNNNNNNNNNNNNNNNNNNNNNNNNNNNNNNNNNNNNNNNNNNNNNNNNNNNNNNNNNNNNNNNNNNNNNNNNNNNNNNNNNNNNNNNNNNNNNNNNNNNNCACCACGAcgcaacacaaccacaacaccgGTTCCCTAGAGGTACCTGACTGACTGCTTCACCTTCCGTCAGGTGGACAGAGCTGCCAACACTAACGCCGGAAGCTAGAAGGAAAAAGACCCAGGTTCCACGAGCCTGAACGCTAGCCTGAACGCTAGCCTGGCCACTAGCCTAAACGCTAGCCTGAACGCTAGCCTGAATGCTAGCCTGGCCGCTAGCCTGAACGCTAGGCTGAACGCTAGCCTGAACGCTAGCCTGGCCGCTAGCCTGAACGCTAGGCTGAACGCTAGCCTGGCCACTAGCCTGAACGCTAGGCTGAACGCTAGCCTGAACACTAGCCTGAACTCTAGCCTGAACACTAGCCTGAACGCTAGCCTGAACACTAGCCTGAACGCTAGTTTTCCCACTATCCTTCAAACTAGCCTGAACGCTAGCCTGCCCACTAGCCTGAACGCTAGCCTGAACGCTAGCCCGAACACTAGCCTGAACACTAGCCTGAACGCTACCGGTGAGACACCTTCAGAGAAGAGGTGATGCTCAACACTCACGTTCTGACTCCTGGTTCTTGAAGAAGCCGACGAGCCTGATTTCTTCATCCATCCTGTTGAAGGCCTTGAGCTCCAGAGCGTTGTCCAGCACCTCCACCGGATCCTCCAGCAgctacagacacacgcacagcaggGGGCCTGGGCCTTCAGAGCAACACTGGGCTGTGGGATGCTTAGCATGTCCATTGAGAGGGCAAATCTTACCTCAGGGCAGAAACTATCACACACTGATTACAATACCAGAACAACACAACCAATCAGATTGCACATGAAACCGTTTCATTCACAAATGTGAAACTTCAGAAGAAAACGGCTAGTCTCTAGAATGACTGACAGAATGTTTCTTTGTAAGATTTACAATGACATGGTTTCAACACGATTCTGTCCCAGTTTAGCTTTCTCACATCCAGCAGGAACTCTGTCATGGTGTTGGCCGACAGCAGACCGTCGAACTCGATGACGCGGTCCTCCTTGAACACATATACGCTGTCCACCTCATCCAGACCTGCAGGGAAACACCTGGACATTAAAACCACTCCTTGTTTACATACTCTCCTGTTGAACAATAAGGTGTTTGCTTTAATAGAACTCCTGCACCTGTTACTTCTCAGTCATTGACTTAGTCGTCATGCTTTGATCCAAAGTGCCATTTTTCTTTGAGATACATAGTCACTACTGAGCGGGTAGGAGTCTGGCTTCTTCAGAGCGGTagtagctcaggaagtagagcgggttgactggtaactaaacagaaggttgctagtttgatttacagctcctcctagctgagtgcagAGGTATCCCCTGGCAAGATGCCTAaacctgactgctcctgacgatcTGGCTGTCGCCATGCGTGGTTGACTGTGGCAATGTGGGAATGACTGGATGTAAGACGCTTCGgttaaaagcgtcagcaaattccccacaatgtaaatgtaaatgctgACATGTAGGTTGTAGATATTGAGGAGCAGTTCTATTTGATCAAGCAATGCTGGGATAATTCCCCGCTTACCCAGTTTCTTTGCCACCTTGGCATCTTTCTTGGCATCCACCATTCCAAATCcaatgtccttctcctccagcacctgggCCACAAgcttcacacaacacacagaaggACAAGTCAATGGTGGTGGGAGAAGGCCAATGTTAGTGTTATGAGGTCTTTACACCAGCTAGGGAAGCTACATTAGCATCACATGCTAACGAAATGGAACCTTATACAGGGCACCTTGAGGTTGACAGACTTTGTTTTCTATAGTTGATCCCATCAACCCTAAAGGACATTGAGTTCTAGGGTAGCGTCCGATGTGTTTGTATCACCCTGTGAACCTTTTCAGCAGACTCCAGGGTTTAGAAAGACCCTTCACACAAAAGTGTCCCTTTCTTGGCAGGAAGATAGAGTGGGGCTTGACTAACAGTGACGGTGACGTCATCAGGAAGATAACAACTGAGAGAGCAGAGCCTCAGGGCTAAAGAGACAGGGTCATACATCATTTCCCAAAGCGCCCGGCTCAAAAATAGAAGCCAAGCATCACCTTATAGTGTGCTCTGAATTTAAACCAGTTGGCTTGACATTTAAATGAATACGCAGACATTTTGGGAGACACCAATCTGACCTCAATGGTGTATGGTTGAGAATCTCCAGAGAATCTACAGTTTTGTGTTAGCCGTGCTAGCCAAATACCTTGGGAGGGATACACAAGCATTAGTTTCTGTGATAATAAATCTTCAGAGTACTTCCAAATACCATTTATGTAAGCAATAGATCTGTCATCTATGTAACGAGTGAAAACCGATCTGCCGTTTTGCCATTTTGGAAAGAGACTTTTAATTGAAAATTAAAAGCGCCAAAACACTTTGCTTGCTAGCGACGGCCGGCTCTGGAGGGACGTCTAGGCCCACCTGTTGGGTGCACGACTGAAGCTATTATCAGGTCGTAAGCAACACTGGACTCGGGTTTCCTCTGACAGATCACA harbors:
- the LOC130373701 gene encoding calsequestrin-2-like → MHHLWLMLLPFLGLVSVAPAEKGLEFPRYDGKDRVLDINDRNYRKAMNKYSMLCLLYHEPIPDSKELQKKHQMTEMVLELVAQVLEEKDIGFGMVDAKKDAKVAKKLGLDEVDSVYVFKEDRVIEFDGLLSANTMTEFLLDLLEDPVEVLDNALELKAFNRMDEEIRLVGFFKNQESEHFEAGPAWLGRALTE